The following is a genomic window from Bactrocera tryoni isolate S06 chromosome 2, CSIRO_BtryS06_freeze2, whole genome shotgun sequence.
gaattttgaaataataagtattttgtaaagaataaaGCGAGCGGTTACCTACTTATATTTCAAATtcttcgaatatacatatactactttattttactgaaataatgcaataaaaactgTATCCGGTTAGAAGTCATTTAGAAGGTTAAGCAGACAGCTGGCAAAAAACAAATAGAAGTCCTcaatcaaaaaaaacttttatagcaAACAATTATACCTCTTCAAAGGTATAATTACCATAAAATcttttgaacaaaattaaactgaaatatAGTACACCTAAACGTTGCTAAATAAAACTGATCCATACCTTTTTTGGGAGGAATTATAATGATATTGTCACAGATACATGAACACATTGTAATAAGATGCATAGTTTCCTCAATTTGCCTTTGAAATGTTGAAATTACTGCTCCTTAACTACAGAAATATCCAGTaagatataattaaataaaagtgaaaagtaaacaacaacagtaCCTGAGGTACTCAACTGATAATCCCTTATTTTGCTTGTTCATTTTACATCAATTCGTCAGTCTCAATTTTTTATACAGGTACCTGCTTGCctttattgttgctgctttgaAACTCCATTCGGCTGTGTGGAAATTTCTTTCAATGACATATGTTCGTGTAATTCTTAGATGCTTTTTTGTTACATCGTcggtataaaataaattttgttgagcAAAATAAGAAGAAATGTGTGTCTCCTGTTTGAGAACATTGACACATTGAACTTTAAATCTCTACTTGAAAGTAGAGTGGCGTGGTTTGAAAGAAAGGGTGCGCCCTTCCTGACACGATTCCAACACTTTGTTGGGTTATCTGCAAAAAAATCCTGCGTTGGAAAAGTGCAGGGCCAGTTTTAAttgttcgagcggaggaataaaaatggCGGCGATGTTACTTCTGTGACATTATACTTTATTCTCtccttttttcaaattatgtttCTTCTTACATGactactaaagtgattacaattttcttaattcttaatcaattgctcttgcaagattgcagattgcaaaaatactataccgaaatatacaagagcacgagagcacccattgcagaatctagtgatatatgaatggctaattcggtcaatttgttgtgaatgactgttaagcatggctattgtgaattggcgcaccttctgcatacatttttaagaaaaaaaaaactgtaacaaatctttaaaatttaaatagaaataataaaatccatttaaaacttatcttcctcaacaatttaacgacgtaatatgtctttatgtaaaatggcaactacaacagggttgcaattatatttttgcgtgacattgcacgcaaatatacataggttttggtctgacatattttacagcccttgcaaatatttttctgcgtgtgtttgttgttgtgccgttgtaaatctgcaattcttgcaccgtgcaccgggtcttgcaagagcaagagaatacccctaatctatttctttgtgaaatacaatattcgttaaatgtaatcttattttctattgcatgcaaacaaacatgattgtgtggtttacccgataatgtctgGGTTATCATtacagtcaaacataaggaccaaaacatgtttgtatgcatttgcattatgttctttatctcaACTTGTTaccttatttttttgtaatgtttacttgtttttctttaatcttttattttgtccaatttacaatattttgttgtgtggtgtctggttgggatgatagtgtaacacataactcctccctcccttaatggaaaactctcctgagtttgagtagtattgtttttcttttttttaattttacaagatattaaaattattattataatcacaataaaacttaaaattgataatccaatatgagagatatttttgtgagattttaattcattaatttcttttaaattttcttcgtttttaaatacaaggtggttaattgtaattttgttagtgaaattgtgagtatcatagtttggataataaaatctttgattgtatgatattttagtatttgagaATGTATGGTATAGGATCTTAATTGTGCAGTTATTATAATGATGacctaaaaaatttgtttggacttttaatatttgTCGGGTGTTATTAAACTCTTCTCTATTTCTTTTTAGTTTCCCTATGCGTTTTCCTTTAGTCTTCTGAATAGTgtctttaatcaaatttttatcagtttttccaTTTATAACCTCAAGAGGTGTGGTTTTAATTGTAGAATGATAAGATTTGTTATGCCGTTCTatgctttgaaatactttttccgctgtcgaaaggcttggtttttcaatttctaggaCTCTAATTCTTTCGGAGagagtattatgaaatctttcgatatctgaattcccagtatgactgtttggttttgtaaaatgaacttctatttcttctttcctaaaaaaatcttttatgttaATTGAGTTGAATTCATTATCTAATATTAACTTTATGGGTCTTCCTTTGATAGAAAAGAATAATCTAAGCTTTTCTATAATAGTTATACTGTTTCTATCTTCTAGCTGAAATGCCAtagcaaatttcgcaaatttgtctataaaagtaaggaagtaacattttttatttatgtatatatctgcgtgaactatttcatttatatctgatggtgttttcgttaattgaaattttggttttaaaggttttctatcatattttgctttattgcaaacattgcaattatttatatatttttgaatcaaaactttgaaattttttcagtatattagttttttcaatttttcataattttcattaataccTGCATGGcctgtttcatttttatgatattgagcAATTTGCTTATAAActtgttcttcatttttcatatctttagcaTGGAATTAACGTCTAAAAAACTTTACCtgtctattaaatatttgaataagcttTTGCTGAGCTATATTGTAGTGATTGAcgtttaaataagaaaaaatacctaATTTTCCACTATTTATGTGCCTAGGACAAAGatctatgaaattattattttttatatcttctgcgctaataaaaattttcttcgtgTTGCCTAGTTCTTCAGAttccataattttcttttttgttaaaatgatttgtgtattgaagcgatttacaatagtatgtaaaattggaaaatgatcaTTTAGTTCCTCCTCTTGAGAGTGGATTGTAGCATTTGTGCTTATGTTGTCTTCTTTCAATGAATGAATCTCGCCTGTGAGACTATCTATTCTACTTAGAAAATCGGCTACgttattttcctttcctttcacgtaatttatattaatattgtattcacctagtttaattaaccatctttgcaatcttgggttaatgtcttttcccttgttttttatttggagccacttaagtggttggtgatcggttaagagatcaaatgctctgccgtaaATGTATGGTCTATAATATGTCACTGCCCAGACAATAGCTAGTAGTTATTTTTCTGTAGTGGAATAAATTCTTTCGTGTTTGTTAAGTGTTCGACTAGCATAGCTTATAGGATGCCTGTCCTGGGTTAATACTGCGCCAATTGCAAAGTCACTTGCATCAGttgaaatgccaaattttttgttaaagtctgGATATTTCAATATTGGTGGGCTTACTAAtagatttttaagtttttcaaaggATGATGTGTACTGAGGATCGCGAGTGTTTATTTTGatatccttttttaaatattttgttaaaaccaTGTGCTACTTTAGCGTTATCtcttacaaattttctataataacctgttatacctaggaatgatttaatttgctttgttgTAGTAGGCAACTTTAttataccccgaacagggtatattaagtttgtcacgaagtttgtaacacccagaaggaagcgtcggagaccctataaagtatataaataaatgatcagtatgttgagctgagtcgatttagccatgtccgtctgtctgtatatatacgaactagtccttgagtttttaagatatctttttgaaattttgcaaacgtcattttctcttcaagaagctgctcatttgtcggaactgcagatatcggaccactataacatatagctgccatataaactgaacgatcggaatcaagttcttgtatggaaaactttaacatttgacaatgtatcttcaccaaatttggtacagattattttctaaggcaacaatgttatctccgaaaaaattggtcagatcggttaactaaagcatatagctaccatacaaactgaacgatcgcaatcaagttcttgtatggaaaactttcacatttgacaacgtatcttcaccaaatttggtatagattattatctaaggaaacaatgtaacctccgaagaaattggtcagatcggttaactatagcatatagctaccatacaaactgaacgatcggaatcaagttcttgtatggaaaacttttgcatttgacaagatacatatatttacgaaatttggtataaattattttctaaggcaccaatgtaatctgtgaagggtatattagcttcggtgcagccgaagttaacattttttcttgtttttgtatgttttcgattttgcttaaatttggttgtatcccttctgttgttaaagtgtgacctagaaattcagttgttttcgcgaaaaaattgaaaaagattctacctgaatctttaaattattttcttaatgcaGAACCTAAACGTTGCTAAATAAAACTGATCCATACTTTTTTGTGGAGATACATGACAACATTGTAATAAGATGCATAGTTTCCTCAATCTGCCTTTGAAATGTTGAATTTACTGCTCCTTAACTACAGAAATATCCAGAaagatataattaaataaaagtgaaatacaAATAACTAATACAACACATAAATATAGTAAACCAAAAAGCGTCAGCAATGAGGTTGTTAGTTTTCTCTCAGCATTTCCATTATACCACCACCAAGCCACCAAGCCAGCGTTatgtttttgtaaacaaaaatagtaGTGATGATCCCTTATTTTTCTCGTTCACTTTACATCCATTCGTCagtctcaatttttttatacaggTAACCTGcttgcttttattgttgctgctttgaAACTCCATTCTACATCTGCAGTCAGGGAATTTCTTTCAATGCCACATGTTCGTGTAATTCTTAGATGCTTTTTTGTTACTTCGTTAGTATAAAAGTAACTTTGTTGACTTAAATAAATGGAAGTGTGTGTCTTCTGTTTGTGAACATTGGCACATTGAACATTGAATCGCTAGTTAGCAGTTAATTAGCAGATCTGCTCAGTGGCTGACGGTCACACTCTCCAGTCAATATCTCCCACCCAGTAATTTGCTGGCGGGCGCAAGTATACGTCGCTCTTGGTCTTCTGATGCTGTGACAACGGGTCACAACGCACAGTCGCTGCGCGATATGCATAGTACGCTCACTCCATCTCCCGGAGTGTTGAGTGCTGCGTTTGCGCCGAGATCGGGCGATGTTCCTCTGCGACGTCATTTCCAAAATTTCTTGGTTAAGTAACTTGTGGTAGCTTAGCTTCGGATTTGTGTAAATTTGCTGTTCAGAACACTTCCAATATGGTGGCATTGCCGAGCAATTTGcccatatttttttactttactgcaacagaattaattaatttaattttacaatactTCAAAGATGGGATCTTCTTCTCTGAAAGTTACGAGGACTCTTCTGATTAATAGACACGTTAGATGTGTTTTGCTTAGGGAATTGATGATTCTGAGGCTAAGATTCCTTCAGAATCCATCGAGTATACAGAATGGATATTATCGAGCTGAAATAGTCACATCTCAGCAATCGTGTTGTGGATTGAAATTGATACAATCAAATTTATTTCCCATCGATATGctgttaattttaaaaataattaagccAAAGTACGACTAACTCCAAATGAGGCAGAAATAGCATACCACACCCATTGTAAACTACGGAATTTTTCAAACGGCAACTTCTTAATTTTGACATTAATTAGTTAGATAATCCAAATAGTAGTTTGCCCTTCGAAGGTTTCGAAGTTAATCCACAACTGATTTTACATATTTCCTTAACATTACCAGCACCAGTACCTCCGTCGAAAACCATCAGGCAACAGATGAATAGATAGACGatattaaaaatctaaatttagtAAGCAACTAAACTTATGTAACTGAAGAGCTGGGTTTAGATTTTGCTAATAAATAATGTACCTCAATTTGGGTTTGGATTATAATCCAAAGTTTTTAAACTTGGGATGATGAGTCCAGTTTTTAATGTGATAAAGGTTTTTCAGCATCTAATATAGAATCATGTTAAAAAGGTTGTacatttcggtaaaaaaatattataattcacTTTACAAACGGCACGAAAATTTTCCGTGAACACCCTGGGATTCACTATAACTCCAGACTTTAATCCTTTGAGCATTTTTGGGATAGATTTCGAACGGTTTTTATGTTGGACCTAAATTGACTACCCAAAAGAAATTAcagttaaaataaaagaaaaggttttaaaaaatatcgtagtttttgtaaaaaaaaaatctgaatgaaaaaaattacgtcgaaactttgatttttaaattgctttattaacattaggaaaaattcaactaaaataataggatatttttggttttacagAAACACTCAATGCTTTGCTAAActataaaattaaacttaaatataacaGTAGTTTTTCATTACACAACAAACTTTGagcaacacaaatatttttgcgtCTAAATGCTACATCCCAGCCATAGGCAGTCTTAATGACCACCATAACCGTGTCCACCATCGTGGCCACCTTCACTACCACCTTCGTGAGCGCTTTCGTGATGAGCTTCGTGGTGGAAAGGCACACCATGCTCCTGTTTGATCGAGAAACCGCTCTCATGACCATGATGACCGTGTCCATGGCCATGTTCATGACCATGCTCACCACCATGATGTTCCTCGAGATGGGCATAACCGCCATAGTAGCTGGTGTGTCCGTGATCAGCAACATGATGATGTGTGGGTTCGCGGTGTACGACGGCATGGAAACCGCTGTGTTTGTCAGCTGTGTAGTGGACAGTGCGCTTATGGCCATCGGCATCAATCAACTCATAATGTCCGGTTACTTTGTGGCCATCACGTTTTTCGCTATGCTCCTTATAGTCACCGGTTTTCTTGTCCTTAACACCATAGTTGAAATGGTACTCGGCATGCGAATCATGGCCATCACCATGTTCGTGTCCATGCTCATCATGATGATCGTCATGTGAGACCAAGTGTATGGATGCGTGACTAGAGCCGCCGCTGTGTACCTCATGCTCGTGTCCGCCGCTCTCTTCGTGATGTATATATGGTGCGGCGTTGACTACGACCAGCGCAGAACAGAGAGCGAATGCAGCGATAAACTAAATTGGTGGAAAAAAAGGATACGATTAATTGTCGTGTTTATTTGGAGCTGCTTAATAAACGTTTTGAAAACGAAGCTTACCTTAAAGGCCATTGTACCGCAGCTAGTTATGAGTGATTGCTTTTGAAAACGGTTTGTACTTTAGCTTTGCTTAAGTGTTAACGATCGATAGACCTGAATGAACTGTGCTTTTGCCAGTGCTGACTGACGCTTTTATACCCCGagaaatacatttaatttttctttcgtttaattttctcttaattcatatttcgaatttaatttttctgcacCACTTTCCAATAGGCGCCTAAGcacattttgttgttttatcaGTAATCCCATGCATGTCGATACTTATTGAGCTGCAGCTACTGGtggcacgtacatacatatgttcatgttAGTAGCCGGGCGTTACCGCTCGCTGTTCGGCATTCACTTCTTCCAGTGCGAGACTCATTAGCAAATTATAGCAGCGTTAATTATCAACACTGAACAACTGATTGCACAATTTTCCTCGATCATGTTGAGTGCCTTTCCCATAGCTTTTAGTTAGATTTGTGTCCTAAAATGTGGAACCATAACCTAAACTGTGAAGAGTTCATTAGGTTTCTGTTACTTCGTTTTCGTTTGCGTTCACTGCTGCTCTACTTTGAATTCACTCGCCGTTTACTAACTTTAGTCATGGCTAATTTACACCACGGTGGTCTTGCCTAACCTACCGCACTCGTCTAAATCAATGCAACGGCTCCAAGTAATGTTCAAAGTACCTAATTTACTTTCTCTTTCCCAAAACGCATTTTTCACAAAAGTAATGCACGAAATTTTTGAGAGCCTGCATGCGATTGCATGTTTATATGCATTACTTCTGATATTACCTAAAAACATTTGAGTTAAAGTCGAAAAAGCGAGAAACGGTGTTTGCCAGTGTTTTTTGCAGAGACTACTAGTGTCGACTCGAAACTGACAGCCTTCTTTTCAAGAGGAACTCCCAAGCCATTATAAAAGAATAAATGACAAATACAAAACGTTAACTGCGGTTACATCGAAGACAAAGTAGCctccaaaaaataaaagtatccATTGAACAACTTGCTTTTGATCAGTCAGAACAACAATCTATGTCAAATTCGgtgaagatattttttatataaaaaaatttccaaaccaGGATTTTGACCGATCAGCCGTTCCTACAAATGAGCGTCTTCTAGggaaatatctcaaaaatttcgGGTGACTAAATGGACTCATCGCGTCATGCTcatcatttgtatatttttatagggTTTTCAACGCTTCCTTCtagatgttacaaactttgtgtcagacttaatataccctgttcataaTAATGTAAAGAATTTTGAGCTATTCCACTAATAACAGAACCAAATGTTTAttatctattattttttaaagaatttattttaaatatttagaaacgTTTTCTTTTCCCGAAGATTATCGACAGCATATTCAAGCTCACTTTGTTTTTGGGATCAGTAAATACCTTTAAGTGATATTTCCCGAATGACTTTGCTTGCTACCTGTACACCAtatttttgcaaacatttttcagCTAAAGATAGCCCAATTCACACCGTCAGAATCTATTCTAACATTAGTAAATCATGCTGGTTATACCTCTTAATATTGATTGTGttcatatttattagtattGCTGAAAATTATCTCGACGTGATCTTGTTGTATCAAGccaaaatttttaaaccttCTTTGTTCATGAGTATTCTTATTGACCAAACCttcttcatttcatttcatttgatcATTAATTCCCTTGGTATTTTCATTTTGTCAATATAAgaacatatcgtcacctgaaatgcaaaataacgtatcatcaaaaaattcaaaattgagtttttttctaattacgATTTACCacatcatattatatatgtgtcACAAATTTTAAGTCTCTCCGATCAAAAATACCCAATCTATgttacaaattcaaaaaaacgtatcatcaagtgcttgatttcgttaaacaaaataacgcATCATCcctcatgtacatatgtaaatataacagagtgtttgttttttttttatatcgaagttagccttcatttattgcttatgtttatttttagtgattaaTTTCAATGTGCTTTGGTTAGTTTAGGCTACATGGTTGATCAaacgtggactactatatatatatgtatatgtagtcatttgtgaggccatagaaaagaagaacctctgtgttcgaacttataaattaacaaaacgctttccgccagttcggtgggatgcctgaaggtatgcgcccccaagtgattaagtcttgacctccctaGCTCAAGAcagccaagaaggaagtgttgagttgtttccatctaatcttcttccatacagctactgaagatggcgtctggtaggacTCCCAACCTTACTACGTGGAAGCCAATAGGACAATGGCGTGTTACAAGTCCCTAAAGTATAGAAAGACTGTCTTAccgagggcaaagagatcactagatctcatgCGAACGATCTTGgataaaagactttttcgacagcGTCTGTAAAAATTGTGGCCGAGTAGTAATAGAATAAGATACGGGAGCACGGATCCGcccccattctaccgatagcggttctagggtgcctcttcttgctagctcatgtttcctgcgattccgctgtggtctggcactcatatcattcttatcacaaagacactcgatgctattgatagcgaggttaggtcttcgatcagctctgaattctctcattattaatgagttcaaggctggaatcgccgctctgctatctgagtcgaTGGTCACTCCTCAGAAGGATGCTGCACTCCGGaatagtaaatctactgctaccttaatggctccaatctcggcctggaagacactgcaatacttAGGAAGTTGGAGAAActagagttgatagagagctcctgagagtagacccctccacctttgacccatccgtgaagaagctcgCTGTCCCTTTTCTCCAAGGGCTTCTTCCCACCTACAACTCCCTCGGTATATGgatagagaaggagccgccagagttcggtttagcgactccatgatccaagtgatcagACCCGTGCTTTTTTAGAAGTTCAGCAGCCTATtcttttgcaaagtttaacaaTAACTAAGAAAAAATGACAACATCTGCAGGACCTAGAAGCTTCAATTCCAGCAgactgttattacttttatgataatataccttttgaataattagttatttaataaataaaatatataataatatgaaaaacttgcaactgtttttatttaaaattaaaaaaagtattaatattcaaatttttaatttttatacaaatttagattgatcatacgttattttgtttcagaaatgaaaattcaaaataacgtaagacacctactataaaatttgcttactattttctttatttctttttttctaaaatatacctATAGTTTcatgttaattcagatttgaaaattttgtttcaatatctcaagtggttttctttttatacggttttttgcttctcctgtaaacctacgaaaagtgatgttacgttattttgcatttcaggtgacgatatgtatgtccCAAACTATACCTAAAATTAAACTAGagaactttttttagttttgcatAAATACACAGAATGGAGCCATATATAGATGAAGTTCtcgtaagtgaggaaagttctctgagcgctatTCACTTGTTGGTAGTCGgaaacgatttttttgcatatggCTAAAGTAGCTCACAACttctggtcttagaccaagtaccCCTTGAGTATCCGAAAAACATCCGTTGAGGGCGAATCTTGCCTCCATAGGGTTGCGCGCTGGGGTTGGGACCGTCACTTAAAAAAACACCAGCCAGGAAAGGattaaaacagcctcggatgagataCCCCGTTTCGATGACGACCACTTCAAGCctgttaaggattacgatttaagggcattcACCTGGAAAGACcggtcctttaattgggaagggTCGCTGCCCAATAGGTTGATTTCCTCGTaagccgtccaagaagtgcgatggactaGACAAGCGCTAGTaggccatataaagaagcgtAAATTGTGTGGTTGGAGAGAGACTCAGTTGCCGAGTCCTGGCACACACCccgaacgtctagccacaatcctcATCAACGCGAAGTTCTTCAActtatcgctgatttgcgcctacACTCCGGCGAAAGAGAAGTACGATGTAACCAAGGGACGATATAATGAAATGTTCTgtagaagatttatggtcctatgcgcattggcaacgacgaataccgcagtcgatgcaatgatgagctgtacaagatatacgacgacattgacatacttgtAGTTCAGCAAATTTAGAGACAGCctttacgctggctaggtcatgccgtctgaatggatgaaaacactccagctctgaaagtattcgacgcagtacccgcctgggtaagcagaggaagaggaaaacatcCACTTCGTTGGAACGAACAGGGGAAGAAGGGCTTGGCCAagcttggaatctctaattgacACCAAacagcggtgtctacgccattaaagaagaataaAGACATTTCATTCATGCGCACCAGTGAAAAATGGTAAATTGTCGGATATTATGTGGGTGgccattatacatatgtatgtatttcagcaTCAGAGTCAATTAACGCCGCTAAATCTCAATACGTGGATgaatgttttccaaaaatttattgtaatatattattgcAATCCCTAGTCTCTTCATAATCTTTTGATTCGTCAACTAAATTCTGAAAGGTTGACCTTTCAAATCTTCTTTTAGCAGctcagaaaaatataataatattgaatattttaagtaacaAATCTTAAATGAGTTTACACCAGACATACTATGTGGTGTCATGAGCACTATCAATCACCCATCCAGCACCACCATAGGCAATTTTCTAGAGTTCACCATGATTGATTTTGCAATTCATACAAATGGTTTTTCGCCCGTTTGCGACATCTGGCGACTAAGTGGCTCAAATGTTTTGAATTAACTAGTTGACTCCATCTGCgctctaatttttttaagcgGTGTTTTTACAGGATTGTAAAAAGAAATTAGCGAATggatttgaattaatttaagttCTCTCTCAATTTTTTTCGGTGTACCTCTATCTAAAGTTATTTGTTAGTAATATAGTGATTAAAAGCTTGCTCTAAATAATCAATCattgtacttcggagcgtgcgcgcagcGACTGGATTCGGCATAGGGCTTTCATAGCTAATAAACGAGCGGCTGGTAAGTTGTCTCCGGGCACTTGGAGAGGcaggaaaaacattttcgaGTGACGGGTTTCTGTGAAgcgtgcaagccgaaaatgcattgttcgttagagcagaggtacgcgactaaattctgtatgaaactcggtaaatctgctacagagacgtttgatatgatcaagcaggcttacccagatgttgctttagcaagaagtggtgtgtcgGTAGCATCAGGCCTTTTTGGAAAGCCGGAAAGAGGTCgatgatgaagaccgtgctgtgAAAcatgcgacttcgacaaacaccggcAATATGACGAGTGTACGcgaagttttgaactcagaccgttgATCAAGTATTCGTTTAACTGCCCAGATATTAAGTTTACATATAAattgacattgtgacggagcacttgaacatgcggaaggtgtgcgcgaagatggtcccaaggactgacgaccaaaaagtagtagtagtagaagtagcctattttgaaagtatttaaAGAATTGttacgattggttcaatacatttaaATCGACTCAATTCTATTAcattccggacaaaccctgtatattctTAGCAATCAATCGAAAGTTTAATGAAATCCAGAATCTCGGAATAtatcaattgaaaatataatatataaaatcgatAATAATGTTTGATATAAGTGAAGTAACTAATACTTTAGTTAGATCTACAGAGACCTTTGCCATCTTGATGaacttttttgtgaaagaaTTTAGCATCTTTTATAACTAGGTAAGTAAAAGTAAAGGTAAATTATTTATCTCAACTTACTATTACCGTGATCAAAAAgtaatgtgaaaatatttacaaagggCAAATTACTAATTCttctaaatcaattttattctCTTCAAAGTGGTCCCATTCCGATAAAACGCACCTGTGTCAATgc
Proteins encoded in this region:
- the LOC120769645 gene encoding histidine-rich glycoprotein-like, which produces MAFKFIAAFALCSALVVVNAAPYIHHEESGGHEHEVHSGGSSHASIHLVSHDDHHDEHGHEHGDGHDSHAEYHFNYGVKDKKTGDYKEHSEKRDGHKVTGHYELIDADGHKRTVHYTADKHSGFHAVVHREPTHHHVADHGHTSYYGGYAHLEEHHGGEHGHEHGHGHGHHGHESGFSIKQEHGVPFHHEAHHESAHEGGSEGGHDGGHGYGGH